From Mastacembelus armatus chromosome 9, fMasArm1.2, whole genome shotgun sequence:
TTATGAACATcaatatataacaataaaataaaatacaaaaaccttTGAAATCTAATAACTGCGTTGTTCGTCATGTTCAGCACAGTAGATTATGCAGTATAATGAAATGAGGGTCACACTGATGCCCGTGATGGAATTTTCATGAATTTTCCTGGTTTATTACACCTGAAAAAAGCAGATATCAGAATTAGAACTTATTCAAGTATCTTTGGTAACACAAGAAGTTTTAAACAAGCCATTTCTTTTAGAACACAGTGAAATGCAAAGAGGTGATCCTATAATTaatttcaaatatataaaactaCTAAAACTATTTGAGTTCATTTGTGTTTCAGAATATCCCTGATATAAGGTGCTAGATAGAAGATTTATCCCAAAGAAAAAGTCTAAACCGCAAACACTCACCTCTTAGAGACAAAGCAGTAAATGATGGTGGCCAGGAAACAGATAAATATGACTACTGCAAAACAGACTCCAATCACTTTCTCTAATTCAGGTGGAGAGTGAGTGAGTTCACTGAAGAACATGCAGCGAGGCCCACTGTATGAGGGTGTGCAGCTGAGGACCAGAGAAAAATGTGAGTGCATAAACCACCATGTGCATGATGCTTTCACTGATATTAGGACACCAAGGTGTCATCTATTGTGTGTGAGATCATGTTTTATATCTTACATGCAAGAAGGTTTGTCACTGTCTTGAGGGTAGATGCACTTTCCTCCATTTTCACAGTACTTTTCATGTTCACTTCTACATGACCTATATGAGGGCAGAACCTTAGGTTCATCCATGCTGCCTGCAGAGAGAGTAGCATCATAATCAATAATCCATTTGTGCTACTAATTTCATAAACAGACTGATCctcaaataatgaataaattatCAAGAATGCAAAATTTATAGACCTTATAGAAAACAAcccttaaaaaaatcaaatatgcattaagataaaatataaatgcaaaggCATAATAACACATGTAGTGAATAACTGTCTCAGACTCCAGTGAAGATACTGActgttgttgtgctgtgtggTCAGAGATGCATTTGGCagaggaggagctgctgtaGTCAGCATTGCAGATTGTTCTGCTGTGGTCAGCAGAAGCAGCACTGCCACAGTGGAGAGGGCTGGAAACAAATGAAGgcaaataacagaaaatattaatttcGAACAGTTAATTTTACTGCAAAAAAAGTGGTTTTGTACTAATTTCAGATTTGACCACAGAGAATAAACTACACACTCACCCTTCTCCAGGAATGTTTGTTGTGTAAACATCTTGTCTTTCAGTGGTGCGGTGTCCTGTGTTTTCAGCTcaatttctgtctgtgctgtgtgttcaaCAGGTTTCTGCTGAGCTTTTATACTGTGCTTTCAACCACTGAAATAGTTTTAACAGCCAATCAATGAATGCTtttatgaaaaacaagaaacctTTCCTTCCACAAATATGCATGACTTTCTACATGCAGAGACAGAGCCTAAAGGCTGACGATAGTGGCAGGGTGGCACGTGACCACCCAGACGCACttcaaacacagtttttttttccttggaAGTCTGTGAACCGACGCACGCCTTTGGCAGATTGACAGTTTCACTCAAATGCCGCCTTTGCAGTTTCATAACGTTTCTTCATTGATGATTACAGGTGTTGTGAAAGCCTCAGTTTCTTCATAGAGGTTATTACATGAGAAAATCTATGAGAATATCTCTTCATGACTGCCTCTAACTTTATGCATCATTGGTGAAGAAAGGACAAATAACTGAAATACCAATGACTGACACTGTAAAAGTGAAGTGAACAGTTTTACTGGTTGGCAGTCGACAATCGGATGTCCAATTTAGAGAAAGGTTTACCAATAGTTTCGCCTCATACATCCCTAGCCAAAGTTTTGCCGTGATAGCTAcatggaaatatttaaaaatgataatcTGAAATCGAATTCACttgtaaataaatatggatTGTGCTTGTGAAAGGCTTTATCTCCTGATCTTAACATGTAATTGCAGTTAAGCCCACAAAAAGCCTCACCAGAGGAAG
This genomic window contains:
- the LOC113139114 gene encoding epigen — encoded protein: MFTQQTFLEKALSTVAVLLLLTTAEQSAMLTTAAPPLPNASLTTQHNNSSMDEPKVLPSYRSCRSEHEKYCENGGKCIYPQDSDKPSCICTPSYSGPRCMFFSELTHSPPELEKVIGVCFAVVIFICFLATIIYCFVSKRCNKPGKFMKIPSRASV